Proteins encoded by one window of Pempheris klunzingeri isolate RE-2024b chromosome 14, fPemKlu1.hap1, whole genome shotgun sequence:
- the LOC139212729 gene encoding periostin-like, whose product MHQLLVVTSVLVALCSLGSVDSSAYDKIVTHSRIRARKEGPNVCALQQVMGTTKKYFSTCRNWYKGSICSKKALVLYECCPGYMKMEGMRGCPAVAPIDHVYGTLGLVKATTTQQYSDISKLREEIEGKGSFTMFAPNNEAWEELDPEVRSALVSNVNIELYNSLHFHMVNRRLLTKDMKNDMAVTSMYNDQGLYINHYSNGIVTVNCARIIHGNQVATNGVVHVIDRVISAVGTTIKEALDVRDELSSFNAAALASGMMDKLDQPGHYTLFAPTNEAFDRLNPGYLERIMGDKAVIAALVNYHLLNSVQCSEAIMAGSVYETAEGSTIEIGCDGNSLTVNGIKMVLKKDIVATNGVIHLIDQVLIPDSAKEVMELMGDSQSTFNDLVSELDLAAALGPKTEYTLLAPLNTAFTGEVMSIDQSQLRLILENHILRLKVTLSELYNGQLLETLAGKLIRVFIYRTAVCIENACMSRGSKEGSNGALHLMKSLIKPAEKTIYELLIADGRFKIFLSLMETAGLTDLLKQEGSYTIFAPTDGAFEGLSREDLALLKSDLNALRVILLYHFSNGVFINGGLEGGVTNLLKTLQGSNLQVMSVNNSIHVNSVDVPDSDLMASNGVIHVVKNVLYPGDLPVGQQDLLVLLKKLIKYIQIKFVSGFSYAEIPLTFIKRTITTTHIETVPETTKVIRVIEGEPSVTKVTRVIEADPTLTKVTRVIEADPILTKVTRVIETEPTVTKVVIEGEPVITKVTRVIEGDPSITKVTRVVEGDPSITKVTRVIQGEPTFTKVTRVIQGEPTFTKVTRVIEGGNLDEDGKLVTGGARYTTANEPHIIEGPDFSKITTIHGNPNLIDEESERITKIIKEGGRFAAARKAPTGMRRRARLVRRHHKPRE is encoded by the exons ATGCATCAGCTGCTAGTGGTGACCTCGGTGCTGGTGGCACTTTGCTCACTAGGGAGCGTGGATTCTTCAGCTTATGACAAGATAGTCACCCACAGTCGCATACGGGCTAGGAAAGAAGG ACCCAATGTGTGCGCTCTGCAGCAGGTCATGGGGACTACAAAGAAGTACTTCAGCACATGTAGGAACTGGTACAAAGGCTCCATCTGCAGCAAGAAGGC cttggTCCTATATGAGTGCTGCCCTGGGTACATGAAGATGGAAGGCATGAGAGGATGCCCTGCAG TGGCTCCCATCGACCATGTGTATGGTACACTGGGGCTTGTAAAGGCTACGACCACACAACAATACTCTGACATATCCAAACTGAGAGAGGAGATCGAGGGCAAAGGCTCCTTCACCATGTTTGCACCAAACAATGAAGCGTGGGAAGAGCTGGACCCT GAAGTACGTTCTGCACTTGTGAGCAACGTGAACATCGAGCTCTACAACTCTCTTCATTTCCACATGGTGAACCGTCGTCTTTTGACCAAAGACATGAAGAATGACATGGCTGTCACTTCTATGTACAATGACCAGGGGCTCTACATCAACCACTACTCAAATGGG ATTGTGACAGTGAACTGCGCCAGGATCATCCATGGTAACCAGGTGGCCACAAATGGTGTGGTGCATGTCATTGATCGGGTCATCAGCGCTGTGGGCACCACCATCAAGGAAGCCCTGGATGTCAGGGATGAGCTCTCCTCCTTCAAT GCTGCGGCACTGGCCTCTGGTATGATGGACAAGCTGGACCAGCCCGGCCACTATACTCTGTTTGCTCCCACTAATGAAGCCTTTGACAGATTGAACCCAGGCTACCTGGAGCGTATCATGGGAGACAAGGCTGTTATTGCAG CCCTGGTGAACTACCACCTGTTGAACAGTGTCCAGTGCTCAGAGGCAATCATGGCAGGGTCAGTGTATGAGACCGCAGAGGGCAGCACCATAGAGATCGGCTGTGATGGCAACAGTCTTACAGTCAATGGCATCAAGATGGTGCTGAAGAAGGACATTGTCGCCACCAATGGTGTCATCCACCTCATCGACCAGGTGCTCATCCCTGACTCAG CCAAGGAAGTGATGGAACTGATGGGAGACTCCCAGAGCACTTTCAACGACTTGGTGTCCGAACTGGACTTAGCTGCTGCCTTGGGTCCCAAGACGGAGTACACACTCCTTGCTCCTCTCAACACTGCTTTCACTG GTGAGGTGATGTCAATAGACCAGAGCCAGCTGAGACTCATTTTGGAAAACCACATCTTGAGGCTGAAAGTTACACTGAGTGAGCTCTACAATGGACAGCTGTTGGAAACTCTGGCTGGCAAACTGATCAGAGTCTTCATTTACCGCACT GCTGTGTGCATCGAGAATGCATGTATGTCACGTGGCAGTAAAGAGGGAAGCAATGGGGCCCTCCATCTGATGAAGTCCCTCATCAAGCCTGCCGAGAAAACTATCTACGAGCTTCTTATTGCTGACGGACGGTTCAA gATTTTCCTGTCGCTGATGGAGACAGCAGGACTGACTGATCTGCTGAAGCAGGAAGGCTCCTACACCATCTTTGCACCAACTGACGGTGCTTTTGAAGGCCTCAGTAGAGAGGACTTAGCTCTGCTCAAAA GTGATCTGAATGCTTTGAGGGTCATTCTGCTGTACCACTTCAGTAATGGCGTCTTCATCAATGGAGGATTAGAGGGAGGAGTTACCAATCTGCTCAAAACCCTCCAGGGCAGCAACCTGCAAGTTATGTCC GTAAACAACTCCATTCATGTCAACTCTGTGGATGTTCCAGATAGTGACCTGATGGCTTCAAATGGTGTGATCCATGTGGTGAAGAATGTTCTCTATCCTGGGG ACCTTCCTGTGGGCCAGCAGGACCTCCTGGTCCTCCTTAAGAAGCTGATTAAGTACATCCAGATAAAG TTTGTTTCTGGATTTTCTTACGCTGAGATCCCACTCACCTTCATCA AGAGGACCATCACAACTACACATATTGAAACAG TCCCTGAAACAACAAAAGTGATCAGAGTCATCGAAGGAGAGCCATCTGTCACCAAGGTGACCAGGGTCATCGAGGCGGACCCAACCCTCACCAAGGTTACAAGAGTCATCGAGGCGGACCCAATCCTCACCAAGGTTACAAGAGTCATCGAGACAGAACCAACGGTCACCAAGGTGGTCATCGAAGGGGAACCGGTGATCACAAAAGTAACCAGGGTCATCGAGGGAGACCCTTCGATCACAAAAGTAACCAGGGTCGTCGAGGGAGACCCTTCGATCACAAAAGTAACCAGGGTCATCCAGGGAGAGCCCACATTCACCAAAGTAACCAGGGTCATCCAGGGAGAGCCCACATTCACCAAAGTAACCAGGGTCATTGAAG GTGGAAATCTGGATGAAGATGGAAAGCTAGTTACAG GTGGAGCCAGATACACCACGGCGAACGAGCCTCATATCATTGAGG GCCCAGACTTCTCTAAGATCACCACCATCCACGGAAACCCAAATCTGATCGATGAGGAATCGGAGAGAATTACCAAAATCATTAAAG AGGGAGGTAGATTCGCTGCTGCCAGGAAAGCTCCAA CTGGAATGAGGAGGAGAGCAAGGCTGGTCAGGCGTCACCACAAGCCAAGGGAGTGA